One Bemisia tabaci chromosome 4, PGI_BMITA_v3 genomic window, TATAGTGGTGAAAGTCAAAAACCTTGTGCAAATAAAACCTCATAAACCCCATTCCATCCTTACAATATAGCATAACGGAAAATAAATATgtcaattataaaaaatacagaTGACCACTGAGGATTGTATTTGAATAATGAATTTCTGGTGACCAGTTGATCAAGGTTCTGAAAAATTTATTGCGCATGGTCTTGAAAAATCACAGTAAGTCTGGATTGATACAACCCATTTGAGTCTAATAAATTTCtaattgatttttcatttatttacttttttttttttttgaattgacagaaaattgagttaagacAGGAAGGAAATTTCATGGATGAATGGTTGACTTTCAAAACTGGGAAAAATTACTTCAGAAGGATAGAAAAGACAGGCACATTGCAGACTTTTTGCACCTATTGGGGAGACTTTAACAACAGTGCGATTGGAATGTGCAGTTCTTAGGCTACTGATGATATAAAGAGTAAATATGAGAGTGACAGTTATATTTCAGGTTGTAAGCTATTAGAAGATAATAAATGTTGATAGATAATGAGTTGATACATTAGGTATTCGACTCTTTTGTTGGAAGTAATAGTAAATGGACGGAATTAAGTCCAAGGAAGGAGAAAATTAAGTCAACTAGGTAATTCAAAGCTGAACCCATAGGAGAACATTATTTACAAAACTTATGGAGTCatgagtcaaaaatatttatacataAAGAATGAGAAATGTGACCATCAAACAAAATAAACCCATAGCTTCTGTCATGGCAAATCCTAAAATGGCATACTGGAACAGCTGCGTCTTCAGTGAGGGATTTCGTGAGTAAGATATCATTAGAGAGCCAAATACAACACCAATACCGACACCTGCAGTTGGTTAAACACAGCCAAAGACaataaagaaaaggaaaggatgtcagcaggaaaaaataaaaacaaaagtaaattttgcaaaggAGATCATAATTTTCACAAACTGCACCAAGTTCAAGGCTGTTCAAGTATCACGTAGGGCACTTCTGGGGGGAGAAGGTCCCAGATTGACTTACAGAGCCTTACGAAGAAGGGAGGGGAGTCAAGCCAAGCCGTACGTAAGCTTtctgctgtaaaaaaaaaaggctttttgtttataaaataaaaaaaaacttaattggCGTTGTGAGCTGTGAAACCTTGCCATTTCCAAGGGTGTACCCGATTTTCTTGTTCAGATCCCCACGAAATGACAGAAATCGTCCTAAACAGCACAggtgtctaccaaaacaggttggccaaaaatcagtgcttttacagcagttttccagtccattcccaagaaattgaGTACTTCCTCATAAGAGAGATTCAGTGCTTTTgtagtacctccaattgacaaaattagaaaattatcaaatatttgaatttcttgctcgaattgcaacaaaaatgacaaaaattccggaccttctcgcaAAATTCCgctctttttcagtacctccagaAAAAATCATGTCTCGTAAAATTAGTCCTAGAAAATACGCCTTTAAACGCTCCAACTACCTCCCTTTCTTTTCCTGTTTCGAGAGAAAAAGTTCccaatttccttaaaaaaaatccccTCAAGATTCCTAATTTTGGTGTTTGATAACTGGTAAACACCATGACAGTTATGTTTTACttatttgcttctttttttttgccgaTTTCCATCAAATTACCTTGATAAAATCCTTAAATTTATTCCAGTTACTTTACCGGGCTTTCtccgtttttttcttaaaaaatggaaggggggggggggtatcccAGCCAATCTTACGCAATTCAAAAGGGGGCCAGAGATTTCTTACGAGTGCCTTacagaggggggagggggggttggcCAAAATGTTGACGAAAATGCCTTacataatacttgaacggccccagAATTACAGATCAGATctgacttttgaaatttttctgaatggACCAGTAAAGAGGCTCCTTCCAGGTTTGAGGTTCAAGACAGGAAAGGGATGTCAGATGGGTTGAAagcaaatgaataaaaatacacACACGGCATGCAAAATTTTAGACAAGGAGAACCTATGACAGTTTCAGATGTTCTTATTTCTGAAAGGAAGGGACAAGGAAGTTAAATTGGATTAGTACTTGGGAAAATTTGTTGGTTCATTAAAGAGTATTGCTGTTATGGCGTAATTGGAGATAATGCTGTGAAAGCGGTATGAAAGCCTTTGAGAAATACATTAATGCTCAAAATACTAGGCTATCTAgatcaatttgaaaatttgattatcTAGATCTGAGTGAAAATTGTCATGATAAAGGTGATAACAAATTTGTTTTCATGATCATTATTCCAGCAATTTCCTGAGTTCtcgttttgtgaaaaaaatgatcaaaatgctCTTCGCGGCTGTAAAAATATGGCCTGGTGTAGAAAATTACCATCCAAGTTGTGAAAAGTGAGAAAGCCCTCAGGAGTCGGGGGCAGGCCAGCACTAGACTAGTCTGAATTGAGTTACGTAAGAAATTACGCCAAGCTAATCCCACTAAAACGGCTCACCACAAGAGTTTCCACCGATAGAGCAGAAGCACAGCTTCAGCATTACTGCGTCCCAAGCACACGCTTCCACTTACCGCTATTTCTTGTTCCCTTGCCTTCCCTGTTCGGAAAGCCTCCGGCTAGGAGGTGTGAATTCAGGTGCGAGTCTCAGACCTTCCCAGGACTAAGGAGAGTAATGAATACCCTGAATGTAAGTCCTTAAGCTTAATTAGTGCTGGCCTTAATTGCCATCATCACTGGGCATGAACAGAGGGAAAATATTGACGAGGATCATGAATGAAAAGCTAATTCtaattgactgaaaaaaaaaaagaaaaaaaaaagcaatgatCTAGTTATGATTTTAAAACCTCGCATGATGCTAACATTTCGCCATTAACATTAGAACCACTTTCAGGAATTTAGAAAGGCAAGAAAACCGAAGCTTCTCGGAGAGGGAAAATTTATGCCAGAGGTTCAGGGTTGATCAAAAACTAGCATATCTCACAAAAATGAAGCTCAAGGTATCATTATTTGtgggaggaggggaggaggggagggggggattgcGCAAACATGCCACTTCTTGGGATGCAAAGGAGAAAGAATATCTTTCAGATCCATAAACTTCTAACATACTTAATGGTGCATTCCCCATGACCCGCTTTCATTCAAGTCTCCTACTGAATCCAGTTTCCAAATGCTTGCAATAAGTGCGGAACAAGCATTTCAGCATTATATAGGAAGAAAAACTTCAGAATGAAGGGTTAAGGGGTTAAGAAGAAAAGCAAAATTAAAAGATGATTTACCTGATCCAGCCACTCCAACAGTAGCAGCACCAGCACCAATAAACTTAGCTGCTGAGTCAATATCCCTTGAGACAGCTGATGTTTGAAGGTTTCGGACAGCTGGTAACTGgagacaaacacaaaatttaaagCTTTAGTGGAGAATCGAATGGGAGGATAGCCAAAGACTGCCTGACAGCAATGGTTGTATTCACTTTGGTCAGGAACCTATACTGATTACTTATCAAAGATATGTTACTTTGCTGCCTACAGAGAAAAAGGATTTGACCTTTGATCTTCGGAAACTAATTTGGCCTCCAGGACTCTAATTTGACTCTCATATCTTGCATTGTCCTATCGAAAACCTACGTAATGGAGAAGAATCTTTCCTGTTCAAAGTTCGAATATATTTGCAGGGAACATGCCCTCTGAAATGGGCATAACACAAGTTGACCCAAACACACGGGTCAGTCACTTCACATCTGGGCATAATTCATTTCCCAGCCTGACCGTCCTGTGTGAcatacagggttgccataattccCTCACCTTCAGAATCCCTGACTTTCCTTAATATTTGAATAGACCTTCCACTATGATTTTCCCCTAAGAAATTACACTCACTCCTGCTAAAAGCACGTTGGTAAATTTCGATTGCCTCGAATTCCCTGTCTTTCCCAGTTTTCCAGACCGCCAACAACACTGGACATAGACTAAATCATCTTAAAATAGTCTTGGAGGAAATGCATGGCTTTGACCTCTCATCGTTAGTTCACAGTGGGGTCTCCACACTTGTCCACAAGAATGACTAATCCGTGTGGTTTTGTGCAAATCTAGAACTAAGCACTTATTTGATAGGTATGATCAAAAATCGTAGAACTGAAGAAGGAACAGCTAGGACAAAATTCACATCCAGAAATTGCTCCACTTCGGAGAGATTCATGAGCTAACTAATGGAGCAACTGATAATGGATACTCATCAGATTGGTATCGCACTTTCATGAGCCATTTCTATCCCCACTTGTGCAAAAATCGATTATCTAGAACCTAGGCCAAGCAAATTGAGTAATAAGATCCCTGTGGGCCAAATAGAGATGATTTTCCTTTCATTCAGATATCAACAGTTTACAACCATAAATTTTCATCAACATGTTAATCTTATTAATTCCATGCTCCTTGAGGTTTCCTTAGATAACTAATATACCTAAAAATCTGATATTGGTAACAATGAAAATTTCTAAGAGTCCGGTAGGGGCAATCTTCCAAGGAAATGTGATGCTTGGTATTTTCTGTACGAGAGGACTGTGCAGTTCTTTGGTATCCCGGTGATTGACACTAGGACTGATCCTAAACACACTTACTCTTCCAAACAAGCTCCAAGCTAATGTCATCAGCTTGAGGTGACCCTGGAAACTTAATTAGCAGTTATGATACTAGGATGGCTACGGCAACTTAAAATATGTTTACCCTCAAAGCCACCTCTGATGCTCTCACCCTCCCTCTACATAGGCGGTAGTTATCATTCTGTTGATTGGAACTGGAGTTGGGGCCTTTAAAATGTGACACAAGCACCATAACAGCTGCATATACAGGCGTAGGCTGAGTGGCACAATTTTCTAGACATGATATGATATGGCTTTGCCATTAGTGCCCAAATGAGAGACTATAATACAAAGCTCACTGCTACGGTCAAATCaggaccaatccacacaggtcagtcatcaATGTAGACAAATTTTAAGACCTTACTGCACGTCAGCAGCAGGAGTTTAAATGGAACATGATCTTTAAGGGCAAAGCCATGCTTCGCCACCCAGGCTACGGTCAAGTGTAGGTCAGACGGGTGAGCAGGCCTCAAAGAGATAAACAGTGAGTGACCTGTGTGAATCGGTATTGAATCAAACAAAGCCTACTTTAGTGAGTGCATCAGACGAATAAATGAGGAGAGCCACGGCTGTAAAAGGTCGATTAGTAGGAATAGCTGATAGGTACTCAAGACTCACCAGGCTGACTGTGTTGACTTGTGAGTTAACTAGACTTTGAGAGTTGACTAAAGGTGAGGTCTGGCACAGTGCACTGCTGACTGGTCGCAGGTATGCAGCTCTGGAACCAGCGATAAGCtgaaaaatgagagcaagattTAATCAGTGACCTTCAAAATAACCTTTACAAACAAGAGCAtattaaactttgaaattcaAAGCTCTAAACGTATCAGTTCTCTGAATAAGGCATTTTAGAAACAGAGAAATGGGTTTCAGGGATAATTCAGGGAAACCATGATaggggaaaattttgaggggtgtaAACGAGAGATCTGAAATGGTACTTACGGAGGTTCGGGCTGCTGGGGCTACCAATTTTGCGATTTGTGAGTACATTGTGAAGTTGTGTGTGGCCGGTTGGCTGATATTCTGTAAAACCAAATACCGCAAGGGTTAATCCAGTTGAAGTTGACTAAAATCACTACACTAAAGGACGGGAGGCCTACACATACAAGTACCCCTAGAGGACTGAGGGAGGAATGTTGGAGAGCAAATGAGACCTCAGTGTAAGGAAACTTTGTAAATTGGGCGTGATCCAATAAAAAGACTGAATGGTTGAACAAAAATAGAATTAAAGAGCAAAAGAGAGACTTAAAGCCGGATACCTTCCGAAGATGGCGACCGAGCGTAAGTAGGCCACAGAAAAAGTCTGAGTCAAAAGGCCGAAAATGGTTGAAATACGGAAACTGTGAAGTCGGCCATAAAATTTTTCGATATAGGGAGATACAATAAATCAAACCGCACTTTTGAGGAGGCAGGATTACTTACCTAGAAATAGAAATGGATGGATAAAGTACTCACAATCCGCACAACGACAGTCAGTGAAAAGTCTAGGGCAGAGACAGTGATCGAAGAGGCGGAGCTTGCTGGATCTCGTCGTCACGTCGCTCGGCTTCGGTAGCTAACCAATCAGCGGTGAGAATTAAAATGCATATTGCACTTCGAACATCCAATGAAAGGCCGGCGCTGTAATAAGTGACGTAATAATGCCGGCGCAAGTCTTCAAATAACTTCCCTATCCCTAATAATGTTATCACGCAAGGTGCGTAAATTACGGTATTCCCGAATACCGAAAGCCTTGCAGTTTGTTTGTCCTTCCGAGACCGGATTTACTTATGTATTTACCGTTCATGCGCCGCCCCTTTTTCGTCCGTTTTCAAACATCAAAGAGAATCATCAATCGGACCTatcgaagagggggggggggggggggggtgttaataTACTCGTCTTGGGAGcactttttttgaaatctctgtccACACCAGCAAAACTTTTCGAAACTTTGCACGAAGGTTGAAGCTGATATCTCTTATACGTACCGCCGGAGGACGACAAAATAAGAATTTAGGTAATCTCGTTTTGTACTCtcggaaaatgaaatattttgccgccttttctcgttcacattttttttttttttttttttttttttttgaatctgAAATATTGTTTTGAATATAcctatgtttaaaaaaatcgcaaaattccctgccctcctaaatttgcagccatgggccgcggcggcccatgtggcccttcgataaatccggccctggatgcTCCTGCAGTTATGCGCGGACATCATTAACACAAAGAATACAATAGTTAAGATAACAactaacataaaataaaatatttgacaagATGCGCCTCTCTAGGCGAGGGATGATCCATCATTCGCGCCCCTCAGAAAGTTTCCTAAAGTCACCGCATCAGAGATGCAATTTggccttcttctttcctccacGATAATTTGGAAGGAATAAGTCCAAGTTTGGAATGGGAGTCcaacaccctccccccccccccggtacatttcccccaaaaaaattaattgcaaaagatcttcagaaattttttccttcggtatcccccccccctccccctgagaAATTCTAAAGAAAGCCCACGCATCTCAAGGGTCGCACAGAAATTGTAACACATTTTGCCGTTTGTGTGGGTGAAAATTTACTTACCCTCGCAACAGACAGCCCTGTCTACATGtagagcaatattttttttcacgcACGTTTTCTACGCAGAAAGCGCAGCGCCGCTATGAACGGTCGTTAGATGGGGTGCTCAATACTCATCGctgatcaaaaatttaaatctccctcctttttttacCCTTCTATTGACCGCTGTTTTACTACGTTATTCAAATAAATGAATACGGTCTTGGCGGGTAGAGTTTCCTTGAAATAGATTGGTTTAACTTCAAAAACCTCCGACTCATTGGacgcaaagaagaaaaaattaatatttgtttTCGCTTTTTCCCTGTTTTCGAGAAATCGTTCGAATAATGTTGAAGATTCAGTGAAGCAGTATTTTGACTACTAGGTCTTATCGCGTTATCAGCTGTTCGActgtaaattcaaattttgttatGGCAGTATTTTTGATTAATATTTGCAAATTCAATGATTGCGGACTGATTTTTGAACGTCTAGCTGATCTCATTCAACATATTGAAGACTGTCATATCGGTAAAACCTTTTTTCAGtaacaattttgccaaatttccgagataTTACCTTTACCTTGACCTTACCTTCATTGCTGGGGTAGCATTTGAGGTTAAGTGATTACAGCCCAAGATTTGCAGAGGAATCTTCTTTTTAGATAGACCCTCGGTTCTTCACATGCATTTCTGTGGATAAGATAAGAAAGGAGCACCGAAGCAATTCAGCTCTTCCATTCAATTATATCTGTCTTTAAGTGGAATCCTTGGGTATGCCTATCCTGTCCTGTGTGTAAGGGTTCTCTGCAAGTCAAAATCTCTCACCTCAGTAAAAAGTTCTGGTGCTGAGATAAAAACCCCAccctggaaattttttgaagacaGGTGTGGTAAAATTGCCTAAATAGCAAGGACTGCTGAGGGATATAAAGCTTGACATTACTGATTTTTGTCTTTAACTACATGCCAATCCCTGTTACTGAACTGCTGGGATTAATCCAGCTTCAACATCAGATGAAATCAGGAGTTTTACAAATGTATCCCAAAAATTCAACTAAAAACTGACCTCTTAGATGGATTGCTAAAGATAGATAGATTTTCATTAAGAATAATAAATCAATAAATGAATAACTATAtctattgaaataaaaaaaaaaaaaataaaaaattattgatcccaAATTTGGTAGAAAGACAGAGAATGTAGAAGTCCCTGATGTAAAAAAGATCAATCAGAACAATTGGTGTATTCATTTTGAAAGCATGTCATTTCTTTTGCAGAATATTGGAGTTAGAAATATGATCATAGTTTCtgcataaaaagaaaaaaaaaaatctactatTTAatcttagaaaaattaaaattaagaatgtTTAGTATTAATATGCAGAGCAAACATAATTGATTGTCACCTTCTCATAAGCTCTATTTTACAAGGTTACAGTAGATACCACttttaattccgatttttggACCATTTTTCCTTTTGGATCACTCGATTTTTACAAGATTTTAGTTTGACCAACGAGTCAGTTGACATTAACTTCTGGAAGAGTTAaatggggaggggaggggggatacAACCCTTCCTGTGTTCATCAGTGTCCTGTTCTACTCATTGTCtatctcatttttcaaagcAGCTCCTTTAAAATCTCAATCCCCATGATGTCTCTAGGGTTCTTAAGTCCAAGCCTTAGCAAGCCAAAAATTACTAATTGAGGGATTTAGAGAACAATGCGCAAAGTGTAGTTTtagagaaaattgaattatcaATGATTTCCAGTAAAACTAATATTAGtgcatattttgtaaaaaattcactcccaaataccaatttttaagcatcaaaaagtcagttttaactttcttttcgttgtaagaatccATGtgatatcaaaatttcaaatacatatttctcaaaatagcaaaaactccacttaagcgccttgtcctccaagcctctcaatcgttTGCAAAcatgatgaaaaaaacaaaaacaagtccgatgaatttttcattccatGAATGTCTTATTATTCTAACTTAATTTTTCGTTCAGATTTTTCCCCAACTTAAACGTAGTTTATTTCTTTCAGACTCAGATCCAAAAAAGATAGAGGAAAAGGAACACCAAAAGCCTACTTGCCTTCCGTTAAGTTATGTTTTGCGATTTTACTTTGATGGTAGCAGAAAGGAGAATGTCAACATTAAACCCAAGACCAAACCAATATCAACCTCAAATGTTCCTATAATCCAAAACTCCCGTTACGTTTTACCTAGAGGTCAGTGTATGAATTTTGAGAATCCTCCTTTCCCTTGAAACTTTGATCCCTGTGCGCTTCGTGCTATCTGGTGTATCTTACAAAGTAGGTTTCTTCTTGAGAAACATACataaacaataaaaatgaacaagtATGGGTACTAAAATAAGGTcacacctcaaaattttcggttGCATTTTGTACGTCAGACTGCATCAGCCATGACAGTATACTACCTACTATGGAAGGACACCGTATGAGCTtacagaagttgccaaatttcctttgacaaatcaaaaattttctggaaaattgataCTTAAATATTTGTCTACAgatttctcagagaatttttttagtaatttgatcaaagatatctgaaaatttccaggaaaaatattcataactttcttcacaaataaatatattctgagaggaaatttagcaacattaaaatgctcagtgtttttccttagcacaggagCATACAGACATGCATTTATGTGATGATTGATAGCagcctcaaagttttttatGTCTGTACATTTTTTGGGGCCCATTATTTCCTTACCAGAAGGCACCCCTGAAAGAGGGGATTATAAATACAATTTTGGACACAGCAAAATGTGTAAAAAACTTGATGATCAAAAATGTATAGACCAGAGATGGAAAACTAGCCTAGTAATGATGTGGTACAACTATTTTTCAGGTGGACGTagtttattaaaaatatttacagatgaACAAATACTTATGGTGAATTTCATGGAAACTGATCGATGGAGAATCAAGATGACTATATGTCCTTGAACCAATGATAACTTACGGAGAAATTACAACTAGACAATGATAAATACAAAAGTTTTAGGATAGGAACAAGAAAAATACCTGCTTCTTCAAAGAAGTAGTGATACTCAAGATTTCCTAAacttacaaatttaaaaatatgctGATTCATAATAAAACTGCTTTGAATGGTTCGGAATAAAATCACTTAAGGATGAGTATTGTGATGCTATCAGAGTGGAACATGCTATTTCTTTCAGAggtaaaataacttttttaaaatgcaaaaactgTCCTCTGTGCCTGTAACAGAACAAACATAAAACCAATATTACTTCTAAGGCAACGCCAGTGGAGACAAGAAAAACAAACTCCAAAAAGTCTCCAGATTATTTGAGGAGGGTTGAGATAAAACAAACATCTCACATTGAATTAACAATTTGTGACCCTTTAGGGACCTCTGTCTGTAGCAGTAAAATTGTCTGAAGAGTGATTTTCCTCatgactgaaaaattgaaattacatTCCTTTCTTTCAGCAGGAAAAACGCTGGTTGGGGAAGAACCAACTGGAGGTGGTGATGATAGTAATGATTCTTGGGCTACAACAGAAGAGTTCAGTTCGGAATTTATTCTTAGATATGGTAGTAGGTCAGTATTGCctcttttgcatttttaactCAGCTATACTCAAATGTCACTAAcagagaaagaagaggaaaaatgaacGAACGAATTCACACTGTTACAAGTCAAAAATGCTTGTTCTGTAAAAAATAAGGCATGCTAAACGCAGGCCAAATAAGTAAACTACCCCGCAGGCTGTCAGGCAAAacagtttatttaaaaaaaaatctgttttaaaCTCTCACTCACATTAGGTGACTGCCGTCTGTGTAACAGTGTATTGACAGTCCTAAAAAATGATAACACCAAATTGCCTAAACCAAGTTGGCAGTTTTTTACACTGAGAACAGGGCAAGGTAACAGCAGAAGAGAAGACTTTGCTATTGCCACAAGCTCACTGACTGTTAAGATTTTGGACCAGCACTAACAAGGAGTGGGCGTTTAGTGTCAGTATCTACTTTagtgaaagtttgaaaaatacacatgcttggattttttttctcaagtgaTTTCCAACTTTGACATTCTAATTCAATCGTAGAACActgaagcaaaaataaaaaattcatctaCCTTGTAGTTCCAAACTAAACTTAACCCAACTGGTGGGAAAGTGAAATAATCAGAGTTTAAAAATGCAGGTGGTCTTCTGCACAAGaacctaattttctttgaaaggcAGCGATAACTGATAGGTAATGAACAAGAAACGTGAACTTGTGCATCCAAATTGTAATTGCAGCGAGCGTCTTGAAGGTGTATACTTCCTGCCCAATTCAATGGCTTGGAGAGctgtttttcgtttttttattttccagtacTAACTAATTTCCACAATAACATGCCACTGTTCTTTCAACAGGATGTTAAGTCCGAATGCATCAACCAATGTCGATAAGCCTTTTGCCTGCCCAGTTCCTGGCTGTAAGAAACGTTATAAGAACGTGAATGGCATCAAGTACCACTCAAAAAATGGCCATAAGAATGATGgaaggtaatttttcacttttacaAAGGAATAAGATGTAACAatcgaaaaatttaatttctctcTTACAGGAATAGGAAGGGAGAAGAGGGGAAAGTATCATGTATCTCCAGAATATTCTTTTGGTTGAGAAGAAATGTGTTCTTATGACAGCTTAAATGTAGAATAATATATTGCTCTCTCCTGACTTTTCTCCgtgaaaaagaaaagggaaaaaaacacaaaaacgaAGAACTAAGGCCAGGTTAAGAAGATATGCTGCTCATTTCCTACATTGATCAATGATGAATTCATTCGTTCAGTTGCTGAGTTTTTGGATTTGGGATTATTTGACCGAGATACTAGTTGAATTTTCGACAGAGATGGTGTCGTTCACAGTATTCAGCTTAAGACTGAAACTCATGACAGGGGAAAAAGGTATCAGACCagaattttttctgaggaataTGCTCTTTGAAGCAGCTCTAGCGACCAATCAGGATCACACCTGCAGACACATTTCGGGTCAAGTTGGTCCTATCACCAGTGCAATATATAGCCTTATGACTTAATGGTCCTAACCTTTGAGTATACAGAAAAACCACATTGAGATTGTGCAAGCATAAGAAGACATACAACATCTTGAGGTAATTAgttcgcaatggagatgttgcatgtgtgaggaatttgtgatttgacttttaattcttatgtaaaagttc contains:
- the ATPsynC gene encoding ATP synthase lipid-binding protein, mitochondrial — encoded protein: MYSQIAKLVAPAARTSLIAGSRAAYLRPVSSALCQTSPLVNSQSLVNSQVNTVSLLPAVRNLQTSAVSRDIDSAAKFIGAGAATVGVAGSGAGIGSVFGSLIIGYARNPSLKQQLFSYAILGFALSEAMGLFCLMMAFLLLFAF
- the LOC109040984 gene encoding juxtaposed with another zinc finger protein 1 isoform X1, whose protein sequence is MAVFLINICKFNDCGLIFERLADLIQHIEDCHIDSDPKKIEEKEHQKPTCLPLSYVLRFYFDGSRKENVNIKPKTKPISTSNVPIIQNSRYVLPRAGKTLVGEEPTGGGDDSNDSWATTEEFSSEFILRYGSRMLSPNASTNVDKPFACPVPGCKKRYKNVNGIKYHSKNGHKNDGRIRKGYKCHCGKSYKSSHSLQNHTLLFHNSDLPPLGGHSSKVSQLSPRVTLQPVRTLMLKQINNLNGAPIKTLVVKTVNSLNNPSPHHNNLSNMKPALKISTNSVSQVLKSSPSIAPLSSILTPASSPCSSTSSVNSSYDISDDEPSSSSTSAPPSPLPSYYHSYF
- the LOC109040984 gene encoding juxtaposed with another zinc finger protein 1 isoform X2, translating into MAVFLINICKFNDCGLIFERLADLIQHIEDCHIDSDPKKIEEKEHQKPTCLPLSYVLRFYFDGSRKENVNIKPKTKPISTSNVPIIQNSRYVLPRGKTLVGEEPTGGGDDSNDSWATTEEFSSEFILRYGSRMLSPNASTNVDKPFACPVPGCKKRYKNVNGIKYHSKNGHKNDGRIRKGYKCHCGKSYKSSHSLQNHTLLFHNSDLPPLGGHSSKVSQLSPRVTLQPVRTLMLKQINNLNGAPIKTLVVKTVNSLNNPSPHHNNLSNMKPALKISTNSVSQVLKSSPSIAPLSSILTPASSPCSSTSSVNSSYDISDDEPSSSSTSAPPSPLPSYYHSYF